In Ciconia boyciana chromosome 1, ASM3463844v1, whole genome shotgun sequence, the genomic stretch TACTCTGACTCATTCCAGAGGCCGAAATGTTTATTCCAGGGCCATCCTGGCAGGGCCAATTCCATTAGCAGGGATGTGTGCAATACAGTTTTTCCCATGCTATTGCAACTGtttgggttttgcctttttgggctcagctgtaaagaaaaaaattaagtatgaaTATCACTTTTGCTACAGCAGTGTACCTGTTGTTTGACCGTACCCAGTCAAAATCTACTCCTTTCCAATTAGCTGTAGAGGGCTGGAAAATCACAGTTGACCCACTCTCCTTGGGTCAGTGCACGTAGTTGGGTGAAACCCTTTAAGAATTAGTGGGTATGACTCCCAACACCCTTCACTTATGGTAACTATGAGAGTCTGTTAGGCACATCTTCATCCCGAACAGGGGCACAGGCACGTGAGCTCAGGAATTCAGGCTGTCAGGATGCAGGGATATGGCCCaacaatttcaggaaaaaagtgtgcATGCAGGTGTGTATGTTATATAGAGGAAGAGGTCATAAACCTGAGCAAGGACCGGAAAGTTGTATGCATCCTAAGAGGCAGTGCACAAGAAGCGCAAGAACAACTTTTCAGGAACAGGGCTTAAAAATAGAGGctctgttttgtatttctttcccttttagtATAGGGATTTAGGACGTGGCCAGTTTTTGCAAAAACACGAATACCGGTGAAATCTGATCCCGCCATTTCTCCTCCAAACTGCAGGGACCCCGTTTCCAGGTAATTCCTTCAGATATACGAGGTTAACAGCTACGGGCTTGCGATCAGCCATCTTTGTTGAGAGCTGAACAGGTAATTCCACGAAATTCCCCGTTCTCCTGCCCACTGGGGAAGCGGTGGTACCAGCACTGTGACTAAAGCCAGGAAACAGCCTCTCCCCCCCGCTTCTCCCCGACTGCTTCTCACTGCGGGCGCCCAGGCAGAGCTTAGCGGAGCGAAGGGCATCGCTTGAGCGCAGTAAAGGCGAcggaaggagggaaaaggaggcgGCTGCAGAGTTGAGGGGCAAGTGGGGGGAGACGCGCGCTCCTACCGCGCCCAGCGCTGCCTCCGAGCGGCTCCGTTGCCGAAATGAGCCCCCGGCACCCGGCTAAGAACCCAGCCCGGCAGCTCCGAGGCGCGAGAGGTTCAGCACCGAAACGGAGGACCGGCGGGCAGCACCAAGGACTGCACAAAAGGCAGCTCGAAACACCCGTGCCTTTCGGACGCTGCTCGCCCTCCCATTtccagggaagggaagagttTGCAAGGGACAGAACTAGGTTGGGAGTGAAAAAGCCCATGGGGGTGGAGGCGAGCACGTACCCAGGAAGTTCATAAGCCTCTTCCTCCGagtgagaaaaaagaaacaaacagtgGAGCGTCTGTTTAACCAGAAAACTGCTGTGCACCAGAAAAGCCCGAGAGTCACGGCCAATCTCTGCGCAGCGCGGGCTTTTCGAAATCAGTAGAgctgcggggggcggcgggagcgctTCCGAGCGCGGCTCTTCGTCCCCCGGCTGACCGGGGAGAAACTACGGGGAGCCGCAGCACCCCGCCCCCTCCGCCAAGAGCCGGGGTGCCTTGAGCGGTGCCCAGCTTCCACGGGGACTTTGGGCTCGCACCGATTTCTTGCGGCTAACGGAAGCTATTTGTACCCACGCCTGCGGGAGTGTGCTGAAATGAGCTGTACCGCCGTGAACACTGCTGCGGTGCTGCCCGGCACCGGTGGAGAACAGGAGCGCGGAAGTTTGTGCTGTTACCAGATCGACCCTAATTAAGCAAGTACACTGCCGAAAAACGGAActgcgcgcgcacacacacacacaccagagACATAGAAGGGCTTCAGCTCTTTTCAGGAAAGCTTGGGTGGCTCTTAAAAGAGCCGTTGGGTTTATCTGCAAGGCAGACGAGATTTTTTCAggagcatttattttttcttggggGTCGCCTTCTTCGCCTTGACCGCTTTGGGCTTGGCCGCCTTGGGCTTGGCTGCTTTGGGCTTCACCGCCTTCGCCTTGGCCGGGCTTTTCGCTGCTGCCGCCACCTTTTTGGGCTTGGCAACCTTAGTCGCCTTCTTGGGGCTCTTGGCCGCTTTCTTGACGGCAGCTGCCGCCGGCTTCTTGGCTTTCTTAGGGCTCTTCTTCGCTGTCACCGCCTTCTTGGGCTTCTTGGCGGCGCTGGCGGGTTTCCCGGCCGCCGGCTTCTTGGGCTtggccgcggccgcccgctTCTTGGGGgctttttccttcacttctccCGGTTTCTTGCTGAGGCGGAAAGAGCCGGAAGCCCCAGTGCCCTTGGTCTGCACCAGCGTGCCCTTGCTGACGAGGCTCTTGAGCCCCAGCTTGATGCGACTATTACTCTTTTCAACATCGTAGCCGCCGGCGGCCAGCGCCTTCTTGAGCGCGGCGAGGGAGAGCCCCTTGCGCTCCTTGGAGGCGGACACGGCCTTGGTGATCAGCTCGGTGACGCTGGGGCCCGCCGGCTTGCGGGCTTTGGAGCCGCCCGCCGCCTTCTTCGGCTTCTTGGCGGCGGCCGGAGCCTTGGCCGGagccggagcggcggcggcgacgTCGGGCGCGGCGAGGGGAGCGGTCTCGGACATGGCGGCTTCCGCGGACTCGGCACAAACAAtggcaccgccgccgccgcccccttTTATAGCGGCGCCGCGCGCGCTGATTGGTGCGGTccaccccgccccgccgctcgcCGCCGCGCCCGTTGTGTTTCTTCCCGGTCCAAAAAgggctttttcctcctgaaatttACTGCCGATGCACCCAGTTTCTTCCCGGACGGGGAGGGGGGCGTCTGTCCTACCAGCTAACGGAGTTTCCCGTTGGAAGGAGCGCAAATGAGGGAAAAGCGACCCCAGAAACTCCGCGGCGTGGAGCCGCAGAGACCTCGGGAGGGAGAAACTTTcgttttaacttttaaattaaaattataccATCGGCCAAATGGGCACAGCCGGAGTGAAATCTTGTGCTTTAGAAGGTCCTCTCCAGCGCAGGGCAAAAACCAGAGTGGTTTGAACGGTTGGTCTCAGGGTAAATTGATGTTAAAGCCGAGGAAGTAACACAGCTTAGCCCCGTGGCCCCGGACTCAGATGCAGAGCTGGCTCCCTCGGCCGAGCCGCTTCCCTCCGAAATCATATAATCCCGCCCAGCGTCCCTTCAGCGACCACGGTATCTTAGCTAATGCCTTTTGGGGAGACGTTTGTGCTTTAGCAGCGTGTGTGAGAGCCGATGTTACTTTACGTCTGCTTAGGTATTTCAGTGGAACAAAGCACCGACCTGCCCCTCTGAAGGCTGGTGTCGTTACACCTTCAATGTAACCTTAACGAAGTCGCTTTCGTTTGTTAAATTCAGGAGTCAGGGTAGTTGCAATTGCAATATATCGGGTTTTAGTCTTAAAACGTATGAAAGTACTTGTCTTTGCTTCGCGATTTGTTAAAATTGATTGGGAAATAGAATCTGAGGTGTAATGAAGTTTGAACCGGACGGGAAGTTAAAGCTGACAATTCGGTCCTTTGAGGGTATGTTCGGTAATGAGGACACTTTATTACGCAAAACTGATTTCTCTGTTCTAAGGAATGAATGTCGATGCTGTAAGTGTTTTGCTTTGATAACAGCATCTGGTGATTCACCGCTTTGCTCCTTCAGAAGTAAGATGAGAATTTACACCTTTTCAAGACGGTTCCATCCCCGGGTCAGTGGCAGC encodes the following:
- the LOC140654030 gene encoding histone H1.01-like, translated to MSETAPLAAPDVAAAAPAPAKAPAAAKKPKKAAGGSKARKPAGPSVTELITKAVSASKERKGLSLAALKKALAAGGYDVEKSNSRIKLGLKSLVSKGTLVQTKGTGASGSFRLSKKPGEVKEKAPKKRAAAAKPKKPAAGKPASAAKKPKKAVTAKKSPKKAKKPAAAAVKKAAKSPKKATKVAKPKKVAAAAKSPAKAKAVKPKAAKPKAAKPKAVKAKKATPKKK